CCAAATCGGTAAACTACAAAGAGGCGTTTCGATCGAAGGCGGCGGTAGAGTGCGCGTTGATACTATCCGCCGGTTAAAGCCTCCTAAAGGCGATACAAAAGTCGGACGCTCCATGAGCACTGATGCCCAGTGGGTAGAGGTAATTATTTCTGAGGGCAAGAATCGACAAATTAGAAAAATGTTTGAAAAGTTGCGAATTGACGTTCAAAAACTCCAACGAGTTGCAATTGGCAGACTTAAAATCGGCACTCTTAAACCCGGAGAACTTCGTCCCCTTAACGAGCGACAGGTTCGGATGTCACTTCAAGGCTTAGAAGAACAACCCCAACGTCATTTCAGAAAAACAAAAATTCAACGAAGAACACGCAAATGAAAGCTTCGAAGGTTTATCGCGCTCGAAATTATTATTGCTAACTAATTCCCTAAGGTTCGCTTAATAAGTTCAGCCTCTTCTTGCATTTTCTCCGATCCACCTTGAGCCCCACTGCCTCCGCTGGGACTTAATGCTTCAGTAGCACTGCTGCCAGGTACCCCCAAAGGAGCATCTTGCATCGGTTTTGCTGATGAAACTCGAGAGTCTAACTTCGTGCGCTTTTGGCGCTGAGCCTCATCGTATTCGCGTAAATAACGCCTGTACTCGTCATCAAACTCTCGCTGGCGAAACTGCATATCACTGTCAAAATCTCTTTGTTTCACGCGTAAGTCAGACTCGAAATTGCCTCGGTCTTCACGTTCCTGACTAAAAAAGTTTCTTCTTTCGGAGTCTTGCTCACTAAAGAAATCTTGCCTCTCTTTTGAATCATGCTTTTCAGAAAGAAAAGCTTCGCGCTTTTTTCGTAGAGCCACTAAATAGTCTTCCCTACGCTTTTTTTCAGCCTTAGTGTACTCGGCTCGCACCCGCTCCACACTTTTTCGCAGACTCTCGCGCGCCCGTCGCATCTGGGTTTGAAATCGGCTACGAATCCTTTGGGGCGCAGTGCTGTGGTCGTCATCCATCATTTTGAGCACAAAAGCGAGCTCGTCGTTTTCTTTTTTGATTGTGTCTGGGATCTCATTTCTCAGCTCACCCAAATAACTTCTATCGTCTTGGAGGGAGACATCTTTAAGATCATCAGCCGAAGGTTTTTTTGTCGATGAAACACATCCAGCGACTCCTGCAACCATAAGACCCAATAAAACCCAACATTTTATTTGCAGCATTCTCACCTCGCTCACCGGCATGTACTAGTTCAACTACTAGGGGCTATTGCCGTTTCGTTAACGAAATAGCAATAGCCCCTAGATACAGAAGAAGACAATCTGCAGTTTGTGTCAAAGGATGGCGCCTCCTCAAAATTCTCTCTGGCGCACTATGCAACTTGCGGTTGGGAAAAACTTCTGGCAATGCCAACTGCGCAACAATCTCGATTGATTGTTTGTCTCAGCCATTGGCCAAGGCCAGGTCTTTTTTGCCGACAGACAAAAGCAAAGAGTTCTTTCAGATTGTGGGCTTTCTGTTTCACTCGAGCACCAAGGGTTTAAACTATACCAATGTGGGCCGCACACAAATATCTCTACGGTTTAGGAGCAAATTTTAAACTTCCGAGAGCTTCTATTATCCAACGCAAGTTTCAGTGGAGATACACACTCTATTTACTAGGGGCAGTGTTCTGGTCTCTGTCGATCGGCATAGGCATTGCTTTTTATTTTATCAATCAAAACTATGAGATCTTTCGAGGTCTTGCCGAGCAGCTCGCGCCTAACCTCTTGCCCAATATAGACCGCGAATACAATTTGGTGAGATGGGTCTTAGTGGTTCTCATTCCTTCGGTAACCGGATTGTATTTTTATCTAGGTTGGAGATTTACCCAAAAACTCATCGCTCCTGTCATTCTGCTAGAGGCACATGTACGAAGGTTGAGCCGAGGCGATTTGTCGCAGCCACCTTTGAGAGTGCGCCATGATGATGAGTTTCATGAACTTGTCGATAGCTACAATTATATGTACCGCTCACTACAGTCTCAAACGCAACTAGATTTAGAACTCCTTACGTCACTTCCCGCCCAAGCTATTAGTCAATCAGCTTATAGCCAGTGGGTACAACATATAGAGACGAAGAAAAAACAAGTTAGTGGCCTCTCCTCTGCGCCTTCTGCAGATCGCGATCTACGTCGCGTTTCTTAATCGCCTCGCGTTTATCATGTTTTTTCTTACCCTTAACAACCGCCACCTCCACCTTGACTCGAGGACCTTTGAAGTAAATTTTTGCAGGGATCAAAGTAACCCCTTTCTCTCGAATCATGCCAAATAACCGATCAATTTGCTCTCTGTGCATAAGCAGTCGGCGTCGCCTTTCAGGTGCATGGTTATTATAACTGCTCGCTTGAAACGGGCTTATATGAACTCCTATTAAGTACATCTCTCCACGATGAATATCTATGTAAGAGTCTTTTAGCTGACAATGACCTCCCCTTAGACTTTTTACTTCGCTCCCGGTAAGCTCTATGCCCGCCTCCAGTCTTTCAAGGACTTCAAAATCGAACCTAGCTTTTCGATTGTCTGAGATTATCTTCAAAGAGACTTCCCTTCTAAAGCGCTTGTCACAGCCAAAGAAAAAATATGATTCAAGCCGCCAACATCAAAACCAGGATAGCCAATATAATTTGGGTTCGCTTTATCGATGCGGCGATTATTCAGAATCTGCAATTGATAACCGAAAGAGATTTGTGCGCCTTCTAGATAACTTGTTAGTTGCCCAAGAGCGGACCTTGCTCCGACAGAAGCGATATGTTTGTCTGTGTCGACGACGTTCACCGGTCCGGTGAGATCGGTCTCAACAAAGCTCGGATGAAACCCATAACCAAAAAAGGCGGCGTTTTTATCATCGATGTTTAAAGTGTAGCTCGCTTTGTAATTGAGCACATCCTTATATCGAGTTTCGTAGCGATACTGAGTATACGTATTGGCGGGCGTTTCAAACTCTACTAACACCCAAGGACTCTCAAATCGGGACCACCTTTCGTGTTCGACGAGCAAATCCAAAGAGTGATTTGCCAACCTGATTCCGACTCCGGCTTCAACCGTCTGCGGTCTAAAGAAAGTAGTCTGAGTGCCGCGAAAGTCGACAGGAATGTTTGCTGGTGCGACTCGGTTATTAACATCTAGTTTCACCTCTCCCCTTTTTTCTGCGCGAAAGACAAGGCTTGTCGAAAAGTGAGAATTCCATTGAGCATTTGCTCCGACATGAGGCGCAAGCGCAGGCCGCGCTACTGTAGTTTGCTGAATATTTGTAGAATCGGGGGATACGGGAAATCTCGAATCCACGGTCGAGGCATAAACCAAGTAAAGATCTGCTGATACACCAAAAGAAAATCTCTCATCGAACTTTCGGCTTACTGTCAAAAGAAGATTGTATTGATCGGGCGAGTCTGATTGATATGCATACTGAGGTGTTGCGGGCTCCACTGAGTTCATCGAAACAACTTTATCAAGTGGAGAGCTCATCATTGCAGTCAAGCCCCAATCGTTAGCTCCCAAGCTTATACCCATGTTGAACCAAGTGCTCGTGGAGTTAGGGTCGAAGCTTCCATACTGGTTGCTTGAGGCTCCATAGGTTGTAGATTCTCTAAGAACATTGTCTATCGATCGGAAATCTGACTGAGAACGGGAGATTCCAACACCCCACTGAACTCCGCTCACTTCAGCCCCGAGTGCAGGATTTACATAGACAGAAAACACGTCGTTGACCCTTGTTGAAATCGAATTCTGTGTGGCAATTCCAATTCCCGAGGTGCCAAAATTTGAAAATCCGTCTGCTAATAAAAGGGCGGGAGTAATTTGAAGCATCAAAAACCAAAGTGTTTTTCTATATTCTCTCAACCTTCTCACAAACTCCTCTTTCAGATCTGGCCCTAGAGTGCGGCCTTACGCATTAGGCGCCCAAACAATTCCACATATTGCTGCCAAGATAGCTCTTCAGCTCTCGCATTATCATTAATTTTCATTTGGTCAAAACAGATTGTGAGGTCTTCGGGTGGTGCCATTTGAGCCAGGTTGCTCGACAGCTTCTTTCTTCTTTGAGAAAATGCCTGTTTGACAAACCTCAGATAGCGCTTTCGTTCTTCAACTCTTAGTTCAGTTGCTACTTTCTTTTGAAACCTGAGCACTCGGCTAGCCACTCTCGGCGGCGGATAGAAATCTTTGGGCCCTGCCTCGCACACCTTTGAAATTGTCCAAAAT
This genomic window from Bdellovibrionales bacterium CG10_big_fil_rev_8_21_14_0_10_45_34 contains:
- a CDS encoding SsrA-binding protein, with the translated sequence MKIISDNRKARFDFEVLERLEAGIELTGSEVKSLRGGHCQLKDSYIDIHRGEMYLIGVHISPFQASSYNNHAPERRRRLLMHREQIDRLFGMIREKGVTLIPAKIYFKGPRVKVEVAVVKGKKKHDKREAIKKRDVDRDLQKAQRRGH